The sequence below is a genomic window from Sphingomonas crusticola.
GTCCGATCCGGTCTTGCCGGGCTCGACATTGCTGACGCGTATCCCCTTGGGGCCAAGCTCCTTGCGCAGCGCCTCGGAGAAGCCCTGAATGCCGTATTTGATGCCTGCGTAGATGGTCGATTGCGGGCCAAGCACATGCGCGCTCATCGAACCGATGAAGACGATATCGCCCTCCTCGCGGAGCAGCTCGGCTGCCGCATGCGCGCTCAACAGGTAGGCGGTGAAATCGGTGGCAATGGCATAGCGCAAATCCTGCTCGCTCGTATCGCTCAGGCCCTCGGCCGCGAAGGCGGCGTTGATAATTGCTATGTCCAGGCCGCCTAAATAGGCGCGGCCGGCGTCGAAGAAGCGCTTCACATTGTCTGGATCGCCCAGATCGATGGCGATACCGTCGCCCTTGCCGACCTCGTTGATCCGCTGCAACGCGTCCTCGAGATGCTGGGGCGTTCGGCCGCAGATGAAGACATCGACGCCGTAGCTTGCAAGCAATACCGCGATCGCGCGGCCGATGCCGGTGGTTCCGCCGGTGATGACCGCCTTTTTTCCGTCAAGTGGCGGCTGTCGGGTATGGGCGTCAGCGTCGGCGGTCACATCTATCTCCTTGCTCCTGCCCGGAAAGCATCGGTGGCGACGAAGTTCCTCGCCGATCCACGATCGGGCAAACCCAACCTGCTTTGGTGCGGCGGGCGCGGGAAACTGTTCAGTGGATAGGACGTTTCGCTGCCGACTCGACAGCAAGGAGAAAGCATGACCGCGCCGCATCCGACCTTCCATCGTAATGCCATTCCTGGCGCCAGCCCTTACGTGCTCGCCCTGCGTGAGGAATTGCGTCGAAACCGCATGCGGACGATCGGCCGGTTCGAAATTGCGGGGCGGACTGTCACCGTAGCACTCGGGCACGATTCCTTGTGGGCGATTTCCCGTCGCGACGAGGCCCGGCTGGCGATCCGTGCCGCCTTCGCGCCGGGGGGCTTCAAGGCGCGCCGGCTGCGTGCGCGCAAGGGCGAGGCACTGCGGATCGGGCTAACCAGCGCGATGGGCGATCATGTCGTGACGTTCAGGACCGCTACCGATGAGCTGCCGGTGCTGCGGGTCACGGCGCAGCTCACCCCGGCTGAAGATATGCTGGTGCCCTATTTGCCGCGCGATCTCTATCCACTCGGTGGGGACGACGATCCGCTGACGGCGCAAGGCAATGTCGAAGCGGCGCAGCGCGGGCTGAACAGCGGCCTTCTTTATTGCCGTTTCGACGGCGGCACGCCCGGCAGCTTGCTCTACATCCAGAATCTGACGGCGATGAACCCCTATTACAACGCTACCGAGACCCGCCCCGATGGCGCGGTCGGAGGCGAGTGGCCTGAGCTTGGCTACCTCCCGCCGACGCCGCCGCAAAGCGGCACGCCCCCGGTCAATCCGCTGCCCAAGGGGGAAATGGTGACCTTGTCCGACGCGTTGCTCGTATTCCACGAGGACGCCCCGCTCAACGAGGCGCATTCGGCACGGCTGTTCCTGCAGATGCTGGGCAGCGCCTACCCGTTGCTCGACAAGCCGGATCGCCAGTTCCACGATTGGCCGGATCGCGCGCGCCGCACGTTACGCGATCTCGAAGAAGCGCCGGAGGCGACGATCCGCCATTACGGCCATGTCTATGCCCATCCTTATACCGCGTCGGAATATCCGGATGCGATGGTGCAGGTGACCCTGCTCAGCTCGATCCACGATTTCGGCAAATGGCTGGGTAAGCCGCTGCCGATGGAAAAGACTTTGGCGGCGGGGCTCGAGAAGTTTTTCGATCCCAAGCTCCGCACGCTGCGGCGTTATCTGCCCAATGTCGGCGACGACAAGGATGCTGATGCGGTCGACAGCTGGTATCTTTACCATCCGCTGCTGGGCCTCGGCCGGATGGCGCTCGACGGCGACAAACAGGCGCGACGCCTGTTCGAGGATTCGCTCGATTACGCCATCAAGGCGGCGCACCATTTCAGATATAAGTGGCCGATCCAGTATAAGGTGACCGACTTCTCGGTCATCACCGAGGCCCGTGACGATACCGGTCTGGGCCAGACCGACGTCGGCGGCATCTACGCCTACGTCATGCTGACCGCCTATGAGCTGACATCCGACCCGCTCTATCTGACCGAAGCTCGCACGGCGATCGACGCGGCCCGCGGTATGCGCTTCGAGCTCAACTACCAGGCCAATCTCACCGCGTGGGGTGCCGCCGCGTGCATGCGGCTGTGGCGCATCACGAACCAGGAGCGGCACCTGCACCAAAGCTATGTCTACCTGGCGAGCTTTTTTCACAATGCCGCGATTTGGGAATCGCAGATCGGTCAGGCGCGTCACTATCCCAATTTCCTGGGCGTGACCGCACTGCATGACGCACCTTACATGGCACTGTACGAATGTTTCGACAGCTTCGCGGCGATGGAACGCTATCTCAAGGATGGAGGCCCCGATCTGGACGCGTCCGCGCGTCTCATGGTCAGCGAATATTGCCGGTTCGCGCTGGACCGGGCGTGGTTCTATTATCCCGACGCGCTGCCCGCGGACTTGCTGTGCAAGAAGCCGCGCAACGGTCACATCGACCGAAAACTCTCATTCCCGCTCGAGGATTTGTATGTCGGCGGCGACATAGCCGGCCAGGTCGGGCAGGAGATTTATGGCGCGGGCGCAGCTTTCATTTTTGCCAGCCGCGCCTTCCACCATATCGAAGGCGCGCCGTTTGACCTGTTCTGCGACCGATCCCTGCTGGCCAGCGACCGCACCAGCCAGACGTCCCTCGCCTTCCAGCTCGACGGCCCTCCATCGAGCACGGCGAATCT
It includes:
- a CDS encoding SDR family oxidoreductase; this encodes MTADADAHTRQPPLDGKKAVITGGTTGIGRAIAVLLASYGVDVFICGRTPQHLEDALQRINEVGKGDGIAIDLGDPDNVKRFFDAGRAYLGGLDIAIINAAFAAEGLSDTSEQDLRYAIATDFTAYLLSAHAAAELLREEGDIVFIGSMSAHVLGPQSTIYAGIKYGIQGFSEALRKELGPKGIRVSNVEPGKTGSDMQSPDIPPEKQREMINKDEMLRAEDIAVGVHYVLTQPRRAVVQQLTIAPRVQPQE